The following nucleotide sequence is from Anaerococcus sp. Marseille-Q7828.
TATATAGCAAATAAAAACTATGCACTTATTTTAGCTGGAACAATGCTGATATTATCAATCTTACTGTATGTTAAAGCCAGCAAGATATATAAAAATACCGATAGGGTTTATGTAAAATACATGACAAATAATAAAAAATAAAAGAAAGTAGAAAATTATGTTTGAATTTTTAGAAAAATATTTTATGGGCCCTTTAACAAAACTTTCTCAGTATAAGTTAGTTAGAGCCATACAAGCGGCCGGCATGGCTTCAATATCATTTATTACAATTGGTTCATTGTTTCTAGTTATAAATGTACTACCGCAAGTAATACCAGGACTTGCAGGATTTTATGCAAATACATTTGATAAGATTACCCCGCTATATATGCTAGCAAATGTTGCTACAATGGGTATTATTACCCTATATTTCTTGGTGGTTATAGGTTTTGAATATACGAGATTGATTGCAGAAGAGGAAGATATTCCACTATCACCTATTTCTGGTATGCTTTTATCCTTATTTGGATTCTTTATGCTTGTGCCACAATTAGTATCAGGCCCTGAAGGGATCACAAAGTTAATGGATCCAGAAAATGGAATCATAAATGGTTGGACAATAGGAGATGCACCAGCAAGATTTGGTTCAACAGGTATCTTTACAGCAATTATAGTATCCTATGTAGTAATTAATATTTATAAATTCTTTATCAAACGAGATATAAGAATAAAAATGCCAGACAGCGTTCCTGAAGGAGTTGCTAACTCATTCTCAGCTTTAATACCAGTAGTAGTAATTTCAATTTTATTTATATTAGTAAATGGTATCCTAGTATCATTTGGAACAGACGTATTTGGACTTATTGCTATACCTTTTGGATTCGTGGCAAACTTAACAGGCTCATGGATAGGTATGATTATTATTATATTCTTCATCCAAGCTTTATGGTCAGTAGGTATTCACGGAGCTACTATAATAGGTTCTATACTTACACCAATATATCTATACAATATGGAACAAAACGCTGGTGGAGCACACATACCACTAGCTGGTGAATTTATGAACGCCTTTGCTTATAATGGTGGTTCTGGTGCAACCCTTGGTCTTGTTCTAATGATGGTATTTATTGCTAAATCAGACCAATTCAAATTATTAGGGAAAGCTGCGATAGTGCCAGGTATATTCCAAATAAACGAACCAATTATATTTGGTTTACCAATGGTTTATAACCCACACTTCATCGTTCCTTTCATATTATCACCAATGGTATCAGGAACTATAGCATACTTTGCTATAAGATCAGGCTTAGTAATGCCAGTAATAGCTCAACAACCATGGCCAACACCAGTAGGTATCAATGGATTTATCGCAACAGGTGGTGACTGGAAGGGTTTAGTATTATCTTTAGTATGTGCAGTTGCCAATACTTTAGTTTATTATCCATTCTTCAAAAAACGTGACAATGAACTATATCGCGAACAATTAGCAGCAGAGAAAAATATTGACCTTGAAGATGTAAAAATAAACGAAGAGACTAATGAAGTTTATGTTGATGATAAAGTAACAACAAAAGAACAAGTAATCAATAAGAATGAAGAAGTAATTGATAAGAACGAAAAAATAGTCATTGAATCTGATATAGATAAGGATAAGTAAAGGAGTAATAATGGCTTTAAGAGAAGATTTCTTATGGGGTGGAGCTACAGCTGCAAACCAGTGTGAAGGTGCTTATGACGTCGATGGGAGAGGTCTTGCCAATGTTGATCTATCTCCTGTTGGTGAAGATAGACAAGCTATAATCACTGGAAAAATGAAGATGTTCGACTTTGATGATGAACACTTCTACCCAGCCAAAGGCTCTATAGATATGTATCATAGATACAAAGAAGATATAGCACTTTTTGCAGAAATGGGCTTTAAAGTTTATAGATTTTCCATAGCTTGGACTAGAATTTTCCCAAAGGGTGATGAGAGCGAGCCTAATGAAGCAGGACTTAAATTTTATGAGGATTTGATAGATGAGTGTCTAAAACATGGCATAGAACCACTAATCACTATAACTCACTTCGATTTCCCAATGCATCTAGTACATGAATATGGCGGATGGAAGAATAGAAAAATAATAGATTTATATCAAAATTTAGTAACAGCTATATTTACTAGATTCAAGGGCAAAGTTAAATACTATCTAACCTTTAACGAAATAAATGTAATCCTAGAAGCTCCATTTATGGGTGCTGGTCTATACTTAGGAGATGAAGAAAATCCTAAGAAAGCAATGTATCAAGCAATCCACCATGAACTTGTTGCTAGTGCTCTTGCAACAAAGATTGCCCACGAGATAGACCCAGATGCTAAAATTGGGTGTATGTTGGCTTCAACTCCACATTATCCATTTAGTTCAAACCCAGAAGATATTTTTGCAGCTCAAAGAGTAAATTGGGACAACTACTTCTTCATAGATGTACAATCTAGAGGATATTATCCAACTTACAAATTAAAAGAGCTTGAAAGAGCGAACCTAATGCCTGAGATGGAAGAAGGAGACCTTGATATACTTCGTGAAAACACAGTAGACTTTATTTCATTTTCCTACTACACAACAAGAACCGTTAAATCGACAGGTTTTGATAAAAATGGAAATATAACCTATGAAGTAGTTGAAAATCCATACCTTGATAGAACAGACTGGGGATGGGAGATTGACCCTCTTGCATTTAGAACAACTCTAAATAATCTCTGGGATAAATATCAAAAACCACTATTTGTTGTAGAAAATGGTTTAGGAGTAGTAGATGAAGCTGATGAAAATGGCTATGTAGAAGATGATTATAGAATAAATTACCTAAGAGATCATATAAAACAAATGAAAGATGCAGTTGAACTTGATGGGGTTAACCTACTTGGCTACACAACTTGGGGACCAATTGATCTAGTATCAGCTGGAACTGGAGAAATGAAGAAGAGATATGGTTTCATCTATGTAGATCGTGACAATTATGGTAATGGAACTTTAAAAAGAACAAAGAAAAAATCATTTGATTGGTACAAAAAAGTCATAGCTTCTAACGGAGAAGATTTAGACTAATATAAACAAAGAAGAAGCCTTTATAATTCATTTTTGATTATAAAGGCTCTTTTCAAATAAAGGAGCATATAATGAAAGATGGTCTTAAGATTGTAACAATTGGTGGGGGGTCTTCCTATACGCCAGAGATAATTGAAGGTTTCATTGATAGATACGAGACTTTGCCTGTAAAAGAAATCTGGCTTGTCGATATCGAAGAAGGCAAAGAAAAGCTTGAAATAGTTGGCGCCTTGGCAAAAAGAATGATTAAGAAAGCAGGAGTAGGGATAGACCTACACCTTTGCTTGGATAGACGAGAAGCACTAAAAGATGCGGACTTTGTAACGACCCAAATCCGTGTTGGACAAATAGATGCAAGAATAAAAGATGAGAGAATACCATTAGAACTTGGCATGATTGGTCAAGAGACAAATGGGGCTGGCGGTATGTTTAAAGCCCTAAGAACTGTTCCTGTAATACTTGATATCATAAAGGATATGGAAGAACTTTGCCCAGATGCTTGGATGATCAATTTTTCAAATCCGGCTGGAATGATTACAGAGGCTGCCATAAATGTTGGAGGTTGGAAGAAGGCCATAGGTCTTTGCAATGCTCCTATAGGTATGCAGATGGAAGTTGGCAAATATTTGGGTGTCGATTACAGGGATATTCAAATGCAAATCCTAGGCCTAAACCATCATTACTTTGCGACAGATTTCTTAGTTGATGGCCTAAGCCAGATAGATAAAATAATCGACCTATATACAGGTAAAACTACTGGACCTATAACTATGAAAAATATAGATGCAGAGAAGTTTTCTGATGAATTTATCAGAGCAATAAGAGCTATACCAAACCCTTATATTAAGTACTATGTCAACAGCTCACAAATGTTGGCAGAAGAGCTAGAAGCTTTCAAAACAAACACTGTTAGGGCAGAAGAAGTCAAGAGAATTGAGCACGACTTGATGGAAAAATACAAAGACCCGAATCTTTGTGAAAAGCCAAAAGAGCTGGAGCTAAGAGGTGGGGCTTATTATTCGCTTGCAGCCTGTGAACTTATAAATTCTATTTATAATGACAAAGGAGACATCCAATACGTAAATACATTAAATGGAGAAGCTATAGATAATTTTGATTCCCAATATGTTATCGAATGTGCAGCAAAAATCACCAAAGACGGCCCAATCCCCCTAAAAATTGGCAAAGGCGATTACAAGCTTATGGGAACTATAAACACAATCAAGGCATTTGAAAAGATGACAGTAGAAGCTGCTGTTAGTGGAGATAGGGACCTTGCCATTGCAGCACTTACACTAAATCCTCTAGTTCCAAGCGAAGACCTTGCTATAAAAGTTTTTGATAGATTGCTTGAGGCTCACAAAGAATATTTGCCTAGATTTTGTGATTAATATGGTAAGCAAAAAAGTACTTTTGATTTGCCTAGGAGGAATGAGTAGTTCACTAATGGCAAAGAGCACAAACGAATCTTTAAAAAAACAAGGATATGACATTGCAATAGATGCCGTCTCTTCAACAGTCGATGATAAGATTTTAACAAGTGATAGCTATAAGCTAGTTCTAATTAGTCCACAAATCAGAATGAAATATGATGAATTTAAGCGAAAGGCTGATAAATTTGGCAAAAAGATAGTTCAAGTTCCTATTGATGCCTACGCACCTGTGGAACCATCAATGACAAAACTTACAAGCTTGATATTAGAAAGTTTATAAAGGAGTTACAAATGCGAAAACTATATCTAGTCCGTCATGGACAAACGCTCTTTAACTTAAGAGGAAAAACTCAAGGATGGTGTGATTCGCCACTAACAGAACTCGGTATAAAACAAGCAAAAATCACACGAGGATTTTTTGAAGATAATAATATAAAAATTGATGAAGTTTATTCATCAACATCTGAAAGAGCTATTGATACTGCAAGCATTATATCAGACTTGCCAATCAAAACATTGAAGGGTCTTAAAGAATGGAATTTTGGAAAGATGGAGGGAGAACCAGAAGACTTACAAAAAGTCCCGCGCCATGAAGGGCAAATGACCCATGAAAATTTCTTTGTCCCTTTTGGTGGAGAATCAGATGTAGAACTGCTAGAAAGATTCTCTGGTACAATAGATGATATTGTAGAAAATTCTCATGCAGAAAATATATTGTGTGTATCCCATGGAGGAGCCTTGTGGGTATATTACCTATCCAAGGTAGCAGAAAAAGATAACGAAGATGCCCAGTATTTTGGCAACTGCTGCATACTAGAATTTAATATAAGTGATGACAATGAGATTAAATATGTAGATATTCACAATCCAGCTAAGGGTAAGAACTAAATATTTAAAATATTGTAGAGAAATTAAAAAGACTTTCATTTTGACTACTTGTTTTTCAAATGAAAGTCTCTATTTTTTGTTTTATATAAATAATTTCAATCTCTTATTCCCAAACCTTCCAAAAACTCAAATATTTGCCTAAAGTATTCGTCTTGGTCGTAGAATTTGCATTCGGCGTGGTCGGCTGGAGTTGGGGTGTATAGGGATTTTTTGCCTTTGTGGGCCTTGTAGAGGTCGAAGCACATTTTTACTGGGACGAGTCTATCTGATTTGCCGTGAATGAAGAGGCCTGGAATTTTTGTGTTTTTCATGGAGTCTATGTTGGATTTATAAAAATCACTGGAGAATCTGATTTTACCTATTATATTTGCTATAAAAGTAATGGGATATACCAAGACTCCTAAATCGCCTTTTAGTTGGTCGATTTGCATGGCATAAAAACTTGTGTAGCCACAATCTTCTATGAAAGCTACTAGATTATCTGGATTGTCAGCTGCAAGAAACATAGTTGTCGCTGCTCCCATTGATTCGCCGTGGACAATGATTTTAGCTTCTTTGTCCATTTCTTTAATCCAAGAAATCCGTGCTTTCATATCTTCTTTTTCTTTGATTCCAAAGCTTGTGTAAGCTCCTTCACTTTGGCCGTGGGCTCTTTGGTCAGGAGCTAGTATTGAAAATCCTTTTTTGTAGTATTCATCTGCTAGGCTTAGCATGGATTTGGCGTCTGCTGTGTAGCCGTGGACTAAAATGACCCAATTGTTAGAAGTATCATTTTTTATGTACTTGCCATATAGTTTTAGGCCGTCAAAACTTTTAATGGTGCAAGGAGACATTATGTCCATATAGTAATCTTCTATTTTTGAGAGCCTTGCCTTATTTGCACTTATTTCTTGCTTAGCTTTTTTGTTTTCTTCCTTGCTTATTTTGATGGGGTCGTCTGTCATATAATATTTTCTAAGGCAAGCCTTGTTTACTAGGTGATTTGCCCCTATTATTAATGCTATTAGAATTATAAATAAGATTATAAGTATTATTTTCCCTATCATATTATATCTCTATGTTCTTTATTGAAGTCTATGAAGTCAAAGATTTTTTTATAGTAAATCTCCTCGTCATAGAGTTTGCACTCAGCATGGTCTGCGCCTTCTGCTATGTAAATTTCCTTTGGCCCTCTATGAGCTTGGTAGAGTTTTTGACACATAGATACTGGGACTATGTCATCTTTTCCTCCGTTGATGAAGAGGGTTGGAATTTTTGTTTTTCTCATAGCATCTTCAGTTGATTTGAAGAGGTCTGCTCCTATGAGAGGTTTTATGAATAGGTTTGCTACTAGAGCAGCAGGCTTATATAGGAATCTTAATCTCTTGTTGACCTGGTGTTCGTACATACCGTAGTATGTTGTGTAGCCACAGTCTTCAATTAAAGCTATGACATTTATAGGATTTTCTCCTGCCACATACATGGCTGTAGCTGCTCCCATTGATTCGCCTTGGATGACTATTTTTGCATGGGGATTTTTCTTTCTTATCCAATCTATCCAGCAGATTATATCCTTGCTTTCCTTTATACCATATGTAGTAAAGATGCCGGAACTTTTGCCGTGGCCTCTCAAATCTGGTGCAAGTACGGAATAGCCCTTTTTGTAATACCTGTCAGCTATGGTAAACATTGTGAGATTTCTTGCAGTGTAGCCATGGATTAGAATCACCCACAAATCCTTATTTGTACCAAAAAGATAGGCCCCGGATAGCCTAGTGCCATCGAAAGATTTTATAGTAACTTCATTCATGATCTCTGCATAGTGGTTTACTGTTGCAAAAACTTCATCTCTATCAGCAAAGAGATTTTCCC
It contains:
- the celB gene encoding PTS cellobiose transporter subunit IIC, which produces MFEFLEKYFMGPLTKLSQYKLVRAIQAAGMASISFITIGSLFLVINVLPQVIPGLAGFYANTFDKITPLYMLANVATMGIITLYFLVVIGFEYTRLIAEEEDIPLSPISGMLLSLFGFFMLVPQLVSGPEGITKLMDPENGIINGWTIGDAPARFGSTGIFTAIIVSYVVINIYKFFIKRDIRIKMPDSVPEGVANSFSALIPVVVISILFILVNGILVSFGTDVFGLIAIPFGFVANLTGSWIGMIIIIFFIQALWSVGIHGATIIGSILTPIYLYNMEQNAGGAHIPLAGEFMNAFAYNGGSGATLGLVLMMVFIAKSDQFKLLGKAAIVPGIFQINEPIIFGLPMVYNPHFIVPFILSPMVSGTIAYFAIRSGLVMPVIAQQPWPTPVGINGFIATGGDWKGLVLSLVCAVANTLVYYPFFKKRDNELYREQLAAEKNIDLEDVKINEETNEVYVDDKVTTKEQVINKNEEVIDKNEKIVIESDIDKDK
- a CDS encoding 6-phospho-beta-glucosidase, with protein sequence MALREDFLWGGATAANQCEGAYDVDGRGLANVDLSPVGEDRQAIITGKMKMFDFDDEHFYPAKGSIDMYHRYKEDIALFAEMGFKVYRFSIAWTRIFPKGDESEPNEAGLKFYEDLIDECLKHGIEPLITITHFDFPMHLVHEYGGWKNRKIIDLYQNLVTAIFTRFKGKVKYYLTFNEINVILEAPFMGAGLYLGDEENPKKAMYQAIHHELVASALATKIAHEIDPDAKIGCMLASTPHYPFSSNPEDIFAAQRVNWDNYFFIDVQSRGYYPTYKLKELERANLMPEMEEGDLDILRENTVDFISFSYYTTRTVKSTGFDKNGNITYEVVENPYLDRTDWGWEIDPLAFRTTLNNLWDKYQKPLFVVENGLGVVDEADENGYVEDDYRINYLRDHIKQMKDAVELDGVNLLGYTTWGPIDLVSAGTGEMKKRYGFIYVDRDNYGNGTLKRTKKKSFDWYKKVIASNGEDLD
- a CDS encoding 6-phospho-beta-glucosidase, coding for MKDGLKIVTIGGGSSYTPEIIEGFIDRYETLPVKEIWLVDIEEGKEKLEIVGALAKRMIKKAGVGIDLHLCLDRREALKDADFVTTQIRVGQIDARIKDERIPLELGMIGQETNGAGGMFKALRTVPVILDIIKDMEELCPDAWMINFSNPAGMITEAAINVGGWKKAIGLCNAPIGMQMEVGKYLGVDYRDIQMQILGLNHHYFATDFLVDGLSQIDKIIDLYTGKTTGPITMKNIDAEKFSDEFIRAIRAIPNPYIKYYVNSSQMLAEELEAFKTNTVRAEEVKRIEHDLMEKYKDPNLCEKPKELELRGGAYYSLAACELINSIYNDKGDIQYVNTLNGEAIDNFDSQYVIECAAKITKDGPIPLKIGKGDYKLMGTINTIKAFEKMTVEAAVSGDRDLAIAALTLNPLVPSEDLAIKVFDRLLEAHKEYLPRFCD
- a CDS encoding PTS cellobiose transporter subunit IIB; translated protein: MVSKKVLLICLGGMSSSLMAKSTNESLKKQGYDIAIDAVSSTVDDKILTSDSYKLVLISPQIRMKYDEFKRKADKFGKKIVQVPIDAYAPVEPSMTKLTSLILESL
- a CDS encoding histidine phosphatase family protein, yielding MRKLYLVRHGQTLFNLRGKTQGWCDSPLTELGIKQAKITRGFFEDNNIKIDEVYSSTSERAIDTASIISDLPIKTLKGLKEWNFGKMEGEPEDLQKVPRHEGQMTHENFFVPFGGESDVELLERFSGTIDDIVENSHAENILCVSHGGALWVYYLSKVAEKDNEDAQYFGNCCILEFNISDDNEIKYVDIHNPAKGKN
- a CDS encoding alpha/beta hydrolase: MIGKIILIILFIILIALIIGANHLVNKACLRKYYMTDDPIKISKEENKKAKQEISANKARLSKIEDYYMDIMSPCTIKSFDGLKLYGKYIKNDTSNNWVILVHGYTADAKSMLSLADEYYKKGFSILAPDQRAHGQSEGAYTSFGIKEKEDMKARISWIKEMDKEAKIIVHGESMGAATTMFLAADNPDNLVAFIEDCGYTSFYAMQIDQLKGDLGVLVYPITFIANIIGKIRFSSDFYKSNIDSMKNTKIPGLFIHGKSDRLVPVKMCFDLYKAHKGKKSLYTPTPADHAECKFYDQDEYFRQIFEFLEGLGIRD
- a CDS encoding alpha/beta hydrolase, which produces MYILRIASLIIILLAILVMASHFAHLITWINKILGNMDYNPDIKENISEHAGENLFADRDEVFATVNHYAEIMNEVTIKSFDGTRLSGAYLFGTNKDLWVILIHGYTARNLTMFTIADRYYKKGYSVLAPDLRGHGKSSGIFTTYGIKESKDIICWIDWIRKKNPHAKIVIQGESMGAATAMYVAGENPINVIALIEDCGYTTYYGMYEHQVNKRLRFLYKPAALVANLFIKPLIGADLFKSTEDAMRKTKIPTLFINGGKDDIVPVSMCQKLYQAHRGPKEIYIAEGADHAECKLYDEEIYYKKIFDFIDFNKEHRDII